The genomic DNA GGCCATCATGCACTGCCCGCAGGCGATGCAGTCGAATCCCGCGGCGTGGTCGACGCGGATCTCGCCGCCCTCCTTCGACAGGACCCCGGAGGGGCAGACCTTGGCGCATTGCCCGCAGACGTCGCAGGTCGACCGGTCGATCGCCGGATCGCCAGCCGCTTCCCCGAAACTGGTGATGACGCTCATCCCGAACCTCCTTGCCAATCCTCCGCCGATGCGTTCCGGCCCGCCCCGACACAGTATACCCCGACGATGCGCCTCCCCGGGATCATGGCGCGGGGAGATGGACCGGGGGAAGGACCTTCTCCACCAACGCCCGTTCCCGCTCGAGCCACGGCGGCAGCACGAGCCGGGTCCCGAGCCGGTCCTCGGGCTCGTCGACCGCGAATCCCGGCGAGTCCGTGGCGATCTCGAAAAGGACCCCGCCGGGCTCCCGGAAATAGATCGACCGGAAATAGACCCTGTCGATGACCGGCGTCACGTCGTATCCCAGAGTCTTCAGCCGCTCCCGCAGCGCCGCCTGCTCCGCCGGCCCGGGAACCCGGAACGCCACGTGATGCACCGACCCGGCCGCCACGCGCCCCTCGATCGGAAACGGCAGGGAGAGGATGTCCACGACGCCTCCGGCCCCGTCTCCCGCCGCCTCGTACCGGAACCGGTCCCCCTGCGCCTCTTTCGGGAGGAAGCCGAGCGTCTCCACGAGCAGATCCGCGGTCCGCAGATGCCCCTCAAGAAACAGGGTGACGCCCCGAAGCCCCCGGACGGCGTATTTTCCCGGGACACGCCCCGGCGGCACAGAGGGATCGTCCACAATGCCCGGCTGCGGGGACAGCTCGATCGTCAGGCCGCACGGATCGGTGAATACGAGCACCTCCTCGCCGAATCGCCGGAGGGGGCCCTGGACCGGAATCCCCTGCGCCTCCAGCCGCTGCTTCCAGTACCCGAGCGACCTCTCCGGGACGGAAAATGAAACGGCGGTCGCCTGCCCGGTCCCCCGGCTGCCGTTACGGGCGTCCGGCCACGGGAAAAAGGTGAGGAGCGTGCCCGGCCGGCCTTTCCCGTCGCCGAAATAGAGGTGATACGTGTACGGGTCGTCGTGGTTCACGGTGAGCTTGACCAGGCGAAGACCCAGCACCCCCGTGTAGAAATCGATGCTGCGCTGCGGTTCCCCCGCGATCGCGGTGATGTGATGGATCCCGAAGGCAGCGCTTTCCAATGCCGGTCCTCCCGAACCCCGGTGTCGATTCCATCGGAGCCCTATTTATTTGATGAAACGGGACATTATGACGGTTCGCGCGGAACTGCCGCCCGCAATGCAGGGGGCGCGGAAAATCGCTTCCCCGCGCCCCCGATGCGCCCGATGAAGCTGCGTCAGGTATCAGTTTACCTTCTTCACGAACCCCTTTCCACCGTTCACGCCGACCACGAAATTGCCGGTGGCGTCCCCGTTGTTGGTCCCGTAAACGCTGCTCGCTGTCGCGAAAAGCGTCTGCGGGGCGAAGCCCTGGACCGCCGTGTTCCATACGGTCGCCTTGCCCGACGCGGTGCCGACGACCTTCCCCGCATCGTTGATTGCGCTGGCGGTGCCGTTCTCCGCGAGGATGGTCCGGGTGTGGGCGGCGGTGTTGTCCCACAACACCGCGGCGAACACGCCGGGCGCCGTTTCCGCCTCGCCCACGACCTTGCCCGAGGCGTTGACGGCCATGGCCTGGCTTCCCGCCTCGCCTGCGGTGCGCAGGTCGGCGGCGCTGAAGATCGCCCCGCCGTCGGTCGAAGTCCAAACCATCGCATGGGCAACGCCCAGTCTGTCCTCGGCGACGCCCGCGACCGAGATCTGCGCGCCCGCGCGGGCAACGCCGTTCGCGGAGCTGAAGGCGCTGCCGACAAGGCTCACCGGCAGGACGACCGGCGGGCTGGTGAAGTTGCCGCCCGCGTCGGCGATCCAGATCACCGCCTGGGACGCCAGCCCGGCGTCCTGGGCGTCTCCCACGATGCAGGAGCCGTCGGCGCTGATGCCGAGGGCCCCGCTGTTCCCCGCGGCGTTGAGAGCGGGAAGTTCGACCGGGGTGGAGGCGCCGGCCGGCCAGTAGACGGCGACCTTCTGCGTCCCCTTCGAGGATTGCCCGATGGCCTTGCCCTCGTCGTCGACCGCATAGGCGGCGGAGAAGGCGTTCCCCGCGATGGGATCGAGCGACCTCGGCGTGACGGCGGCGCCGACGTTCCAGGCGGCCGCCTGGAACGTGGCGCCCGCCGTGGGCTCCAGGAAGCCGACGACCACGTTGTTGTCGTTGATGTCGAGGGCCGACGCGCTGTTCACCGGAACCCCGCCGGCCGCCTGGTCGATGGTCACGCCTCCCCCGCCGGCGGCGAGGGGAGCGATTCCGTTATTGTTCGAGCCGCAACCGGCCGCGAGAAGCGCGACGACGAAAAAGATGCCGAGGTATTTCATCGTGTTATTCATGTTGGTCTCCTTTTCCTTCATCGCACTTGCACGGGCTGGTTGAGCAGCGTCGCGCCCGTCGAAGAGACGATGGAGACGCTGTTCAGATTGGTCGTGGCGACGGTGCGCAGCCGCCACCCGCCGGCGTCGACCAGGACCTGGCCGAGGATCGGCCCGCTCGCGTCGGGGCCTGCATGGATGACGAGGGTGCTTCCGATGACATTGCTCGTTCCGGAGAGGTCGATCTGCAGGTTGCGCTGCCGGAAGCGGGCCTTGGCGATCGTGATGACCTCCGGCACCGGCGCCGGCAGGCCGGGAAGCGTCGTCCCTGCCGCGACGAAGACGGGGTCGAAAACCATGCCGGAAACCTGGAAGAGGTCGGTCTGGACGTCGATGCCGCCTCCCTGGATCCGGAAGACGTTGCCGTTCGAACCCCCCGTCACCGCGTGGGGGACGGCCGGGTCGCCTACATACATGACCATGCGCGAGAGGTCGCCGGGCACCAGCGGCCGCTGCAGGAGCGGATCGTTCAGCGCCGGATCGGGGTTGAACGTGGTCCACTTCAGGAACCGGGGGCCGATCTTGCCGAACAGCGCGCCGGTGAAGGCGTTGTCCGTCGCG from Thermodesulfobacteriota bacterium includes the following:
- a CDS encoding ring-cleaving dioxygenase, with the translated sequence MESAAFGIHHITAIAGEPQRSIDFYTGVLGLRLVKLTVNHDDPYTYHLYFGDGKGRPGTLLTFFPWPDARNGSRGTGQATAVSFSVPERSLGYWKQRLEAQGIPVQGPLRRFGEEVLVFTDPCGLTIELSPQPGIVDDPSVPPGRVPGKYAVRGLRGVTLFLEGHLRTADLLVETLGFLPKEAQGDRFRYEAAGDGAGGVVDILSLPFPIEGRVAAGSVHHVAFRVPGPAEQAALRERLKTLGYDVTPVIDRVYFRSIYFREPGGVLFEIATDSPGFAVDEPEDRLGTRLVLPPWLERERALVEKVLPPVHLPAP